The Streptomyces achromogenes genome window below encodes:
- a CDS encoding M67 family metallopeptidase has protein sequence MLTITQDLHDRIVAHARKDHPDEACGVVAGPAGTDRPERFVPMLNAAMSPTFYEFDSGDLLKLYREMDDRDEEPVVIYHSHTATEAHPSRTDISYANEPGAHYVLVSTADTDGLGEFQFRSFRIVDGVVTEEDVRVVEAY, from the coding sequence ATGCTGACCATCACCCAGGACCTGCACGACCGGATCGTCGCCCACGCGCGCAAGGACCACCCCGACGAGGCGTGCGGCGTCGTCGCGGGCCCGGCGGGCACGGACCGCCCCGAGCGCTTCGTCCCGATGCTGAACGCGGCCATGTCCCCCACGTTCTACGAGTTCGACTCGGGCGACCTGCTCAAGCTGTACCGCGAGATGGACGACCGCGACGAGGAGCCGGTGGTCATCTACCACTCCCACACCGCGACCGAGGCCCACCCCTCCCGCACCGACATCTCCTACGCCAACGAGCCCGGCGCGCACTACGTCCTGGTCTCCACCGCCGACACCGACGGCCTCGGCGAGTTCCAGTTCCGCTCGTTCCGCATCGTGGACGGCGTGGTCACGGAGGAGGACGTCCGGGTGGTGGAGGCGTACTGA
- a CDS encoding immune inhibitor A domain-containing protein, with protein MTSRSWTFRTAATVVALAAATATFTTFAVAQAAENNSAQSPAAGRHDPQPAKAREHDFDGPLSKTQEAQREEALKEVIAGRSTVKNRDGSKVVQLKSKKGDSKFVELGREKTDKIFTILVEFGDQVDSRYGGTAGPLHNQIAKPDRKQDNSTAWQADYDQKHFQDLYFGTGKNTESLKKYYEKQSSGRYSVDGEVTDWVKVPYNEARYGSNKASTGAWYAVQDGVNAWVADREAAGDTAAEIKAELAQYDQWDRYDFDGDGDFNEPDGYIDHFQIVHAGEDESAGGGAQGEDAIWAHRWYAFGTDAGSTGPDANRLGGTQIGDTGVWVGDYTIQPENGGLGVYAHEYGHDLGLPDEYDTSGGGENSTGFWTLMSSGSWLGTGKETIGDLPGDMNAWDKLQLGWLDYDVATAGKKSKHTLGVAEYNTKNPQALIVQLPDKTVTTEVVAPAQGKTQWWSGSGNDLRNSLSRSVDLTGKSAASLTLDGWWDIEADYDYLYTEVSTDGGANWTPIDGKLADGSAITRDGSGKPALTGSVAAYQKLTYPLDAYAGKKVDLRFRYQSDGGVALKGFAADEITVTANGATVFSDNAESQDSAWTTNGFSRIGASITDDYPQYYIAENRQYTSYDKTLKVGPYNFGFSTTRPSWVEHYPYQNGLLIWKWDTSQADDNTSQHNGTGLILPVDAHPTPMKWADGTYMNSRIQSFDSTFGRAATDAFTLHKAGVATKVKSRIGIPVFDDGTSTYWDPKTPLAGVKVTDTNTRIKIVKEPSDGSTISLQVGPSAK; from the coding sequence GTGACCAGTAGATCCTGGACGTTCCGCACGGCCGCCACGGTCGTCGCACTCGCGGCGGCCACGGCGACGTTCACGACGTTCGCCGTGGCGCAGGCCGCCGAGAACAACTCGGCGCAGTCCCCGGCAGCGGGCCGGCACGACCCGCAGCCGGCCAAGGCCCGCGAGCACGACTTCGACGGGCCGCTCAGCAAGACGCAGGAGGCGCAGCGCGAGGAGGCGCTCAAGGAGGTCATAGCCGGGCGGTCGACGGTCAAGAACCGCGACGGCTCGAAGGTCGTCCAGCTCAAGAGCAAGAAGGGCGACAGCAAGTTCGTCGAGCTCGGGCGCGAGAAGACCGACAAGATCTTCACGATCCTCGTCGAGTTCGGCGACCAGGTCGACAGCCGCTACGGCGGCACGGCCGGCCCGCTGCACAACCAGATAGCCAAGCCGGACCGCAAGCAGGACAACTCCACGGCCTGGCAGGCGGACTACGACCAGAAGCACTTCCAGGACCTGTACTTCGGCACCGGCAAGAACACCGAGTCGCTCAAGAAGTACTACGAGAAGCAGTCCTCGGGACGCTACTCGGTCGACGGCGAGGTGACCGACTGGGTCAAGGTCCCCTACAACGAGGCCCGCTACGGCTCCAACAAGGCCTCCACCGGAGCCTGGTACGCGGTCCAGGACGGCGTCAACGCCTGGGTGGCGGACCGCGAGGCCGCCGGTGACACGGCCGCCGAGATCAAGGCGGAGCTGGCCCAGTACGACCAGTGGGACCGCTACGACTTCGACGGCGACGGCGACTTCAACGAGCCCGACGGCTACATCGACCACTTCCAGATCGTGCACGCCGGCGAGGACGAGTCCGCGGGCGGCGGCGCGCAGGGCGAGGACGCCATCTGGGCCCACCGCTGGTACGCCTTCGGCACCGACGCCGGCTCCACCGGCCCGGACGCCAACCGGCTCGGCGGCACCCAGATCGGCGACACGGGCGTCTGGGTCGGCGACTACACCATCCAGCCGGAGAACGGCGGACTCGGCGTCTACGCGCACGAGTACGGCCACGACCTCGGCCTGCCGGACGAGTACGACACCTCCGGCGGCGGCGAGAACTCCACCGGCTTCTGGACGCTGATGTCCTCCGGTTCCTGGCTGGGCACCGGCAAGGAGACCATCGGCGACCTGCCCGGCGACATGAACGCCTGGGACAAGCTGCAGCTGGGCTGGCTCGACTACGACGTCGCCACGGCCGGCAAGAAGTCGAAGCACACGCTGGGCGTCGCGGAGTACAACACCAAGAACCCGCAGGCCCTCATCGTCCAGCTGCCCGACAAGACGGTCACCACCGAGGTGGTCGCCCCGGCGCAGGGCAAGACGCAGTGGTGGAGCGGCAGCGGCAACGACCTGCGCAACTCCCTGTCCCGTTCGGTCGACCTGACCGGCAAGTCCGCCGCGAGCCTGACCCTCGACGGCTGGTGGGACATCGAGGCCGACTACGACTACCTCTACACCGAGGTGTCCACCGACGGCGGCGCCAACTGGACGCCGATCGACGGCAAGCTGGCCGACGGCAGCGCCATCACCCGTGACGGCAGCGGCAAGCCCGCCCTCACCGGCTCGGTCGCGGCCTACCAGAAGCTGACCTACCCGCTGGACGCCTACGCGGGCAAGAAGGTCGACCTGCGCTTCCGCTACCAGAGCGACGGCGGCGTGGCGCTGAAGGGCTTCGCGGCCGACGAGATCACGGTGACCGCCAACGGCGCGACCGTCTTCTCCGACAACGCCGAGTCCCAGGACAGCGCCTGGACGACGAACGGCTTCTCCCGCATCGGCGCGTCCATCACGGACGACTACCCGCAGTACTACATCGCCGAGAACCGCCAGTACACGTCGTACGACAAGACCCTCAAGGTCGGCCCGTACAACTTCGGCTTCTCGACGACCCGTCCGTCCTGGGTCGAGCACTACCCGTACCAGAACGGTCTGCTGATCTGGAAGTGGGACACCTCGCAGGCTGACGACAACACCAGCCAGCACAACGGCACGGGCCTGATCCTGCCCGTCGACGCGCACCCGACGCCGATGAAGTGGGCCGACGGCACGTACATGAACAGCCGGATCCAGTCCTTCGACTCCACCTTCGGCCGCGCCGCGACCGACGCGTTCACGCTGCACAAGGCGGGCGTCGCGACCAAGGTCAAGTCGCGGATCGGCATCCCGGTCTTCGACGACGGCACGTCCACGTACTGGGACCCGAAGACCCCGCTCGCGGGTGTGAAGGTCACTGACACCAACACCCGCATCAAGATCGTCAAGGAGCCGTCGGACGGCTCGACGATCAGCCTGCAGGTCGGACCGTCGGCGAAGTAG
- a CDS encoding RDD family protein, with protein sequence MTNEPPPGSGGEPPEDDPLRKRPPQRPPHDQGLPPYGSGQGSPYDAPRDPYAGAPGGGPYGGGPHGGGPPGGGGDDPYGGYPADPLAGMPPLADSGRRTLARIIDMVLVFVVVSLLAWAFGVAQYTVDADRIEFGKSFGRELVAAILYVAYDTVLTARTGQTLGKRWLGMRVADLDDGSTPSVQTSLVRALVLWVPFAFCCACLWTAVCGGWSYLDKPYKQGLHDKAAKTVVVGTR encoded by the coding sequence ATGACCAACGAACCGCCTCCCGGCTCCGGCGGCGAGCCGCCGGAGGACGACCCGCTCAGGAAGCGGCCTCCGCAGCGGCCTCCGCACGACCAGGGGCTGCCCCCGTACGGCTCGGGGCAGGGCTCGCCGTACGACGCCCCGCGGGACCCGTACGCGGGCGCGCCCGGCGGCGGACCCTACGGGGGCGGACCCCACGGCGGTGGACCCCCTGGCGGCGGCGGGGACGACCCCTACGGCGGTTACCCCGCGGACCCGCTCGCCGGGATGCCCCCGCTCGCCGACAGCGGCCGGCGCACGCTGGCCCGGATCATCGACATGGTCCTCGTCTTCGTCGTGGTGTCGCTGCTGGCGTGGGCCTTCGGGGTGGCGCAGTACACCGTGGACGCGGACCGGATCGAGTTCGGCAAGTCCTTCGGACGGGAACTCGTCGCCGCGATCCTGTACGTCGCGTACGACACGGTCCTCACCGCCAGGACGGGGCAGACGCTGGGCAAGAGGTGGCTCGGTATGAGGGTGGCCGATCTCGACGACGGCTCGACGCCCTCCGTGCAGACGTCCCTGGTGCGCGCCCTGGTGCTCTGGGTGCCGTTCGCGTTCTGCTGTGCCTGTCTGTGGACGGCGGTCTGCGGCGGCTGGAGCTACCTCGACAAGCCCTACAAGCAGGGCCTGCACGACAAGGCGGCCAAGACGGTGGTGGTCGGCACCCGTTGA